In Rhodococcus sp. OK302, one genomic interval encodes:
- a CDS encoding alpha/beta fold hydrolase, with amino-acid sequence MSTDSDSVVTSYAKAPTRTVTAGGVTYAYREVGPKGGIPVVFFVHLAANLDNWDPRIVDPIAQDHHVITFDNRGVGASTGTVPDTIEAMAADAVTFIKALGFDKIDIFSFSLGGMVAQELTVQHPELVRRLVLTGTGPAGGKNIDKVAGTTYYDILRATLTRSDPKEFLFFNRNTTGKRAAAAFVKRLEERTEDRDTPVSVKAFLTQLKAIKRWGRSTPADLSRITAPTLIANGDHDRMVPSNLSDDLHRRIPGSKLIIYPDSGHGGIFQYHDTFAPAAVEFLSH; translated from the coding sequence ATGAGTACCGACAGCGACTCCGTCGTCACGTCTTATGCGAAAGCTCCGACCCGCACCGTCACCGCCGGCGGCGTCACCTACGCGTACCGCGAAGTGGGCCCGAAGGGCGGTATCCCTGTCGTCTTCTTCGTCCATCTCGCCGCGAACCTGGACAACTGGGATCCTCGCATCGTTGATCCCATCGCCCAGGACCACCACGTCATCACCTTCGACAACCGTGGCGTCGGGGCCTCCACCGGAACAGTTCCCGACACCATCGAAGCAATGGCTGCCGACGCCGTCACCTTCATCAAAGCTCTGGGCTTCGACAAGATCGACATCTTCTCATTTTCTCTCGGCGGAATGGTTGCCCAAGAACTTACGGTCCAACACCCCGAACTTGTCCGCAGGCTCGTCCTCACCGGCACCGGCCCCGCAGGAGGAAAGAACATCGACAAGGTCGCCGGCACAACCTATTACGACATACTGCGGGCTACCCTGACCCGGTCCGACCCGAAGGAATTCCTGTTCTTCAACCGCAACACCACCGGAAAACGTGCCGCTGCCGCATTCGTCAAACGACTCGAGGAGCGCACCGAAGACCGAGATACACCCGTCTCGGTCAAGGCCTTCCTGACCCAACTCAAAGCGATCAAACGATGGGGCCGCTCCACACCGGCAGACCTCTCGAGAATCACCGCACCCACCCTGATCGCCAACGGCGACCACGACCGCATGGTGCCATCGAACCTCTCCGACGACCTACACCGCCGAATCCCCGGTAGCAAGCTGATCATCTACCCCGATTCCGGGCACGGCGGCATATTTCAATACCACGACACGTTCGCCCCGGCTGCCGTCGAGTTCCTCTCACACTGA
- a CDS encoding flavin-containing monooxygenase — protein sequence MPTQDLRIAESTPTVEGQGERVVDVLILGGGLCGISAAIGCLRKGIDDIVIVERAHSVGGTWHHNTYPGCAVDIPSHVYSFSFELNPDWSAGFSPQSEVETYLNRVCEKYQLAEKFELGTEVLDATWDDGLQRWQITTNQGVYQARSFIAAAGPLHEPIIPSLPGLEDFTGEVFHSSNWPKDFDPTGKNVVVIGTGASAIQFVPAIQPAVKQMTVLQRTPSWVMAKPNWKTTAFERRMLRRFPALMKAMRLGIWIPMDIFFVLATKFPRFARAMSTVAKAHIRKSITDPQMIADLTPDYAPACKRLGFSNDFYPALASDNVDLWTSPAARITENSVITADGREAVADAIVLGTGFHTLQNHPVAERIHGKDGRSLADVWDGNPTAYMGTTMAGFPNAYIMFGPNAGTLSGFVMAEAQTDYILGALESLRSHGLTSIEVREEEQQAFVDAVDKTMKSSTFALGGCASYYLADNGRVALPWPGSMSNLRRKLSRFDLSAYKTRAVRHVTV from the coding sequence ATGCCTACACAGGACCTGAGAATCGCGGAGTCGACTCCCACTGTCGAAGGGCAAGGCGAGCGCGTCGTCGACGTGCTGATTCTGGGCGGGGGACTCTGCGGAATCTCGGCCGCGATCGGCTGCCTACGAAAAGGGATCGACGACATCGTGATCGTCGAACGAGCGCACAGCGTCGGCGGGACCTGGCACCACAACACGTATCCCGGTTGCGCCGTAGATATTCCGTCGCATGTCTATTCATTTTCGTTCGAGCTCAATCCCGATTGGAGCGCCGGATTCTCACCCCAGAGTGAAGTCGAGACTTACCTGAATCGTGTGTGCGAGAAGTACCAGTTGGCGGAGAAATTCGAACTGGGAACGGAAGTGCTCGACGCAACGTGGGACGACGGTCTCCAGCGTTGGCAAATTACGACGAATCAAGGTGTCTACCAAGCTCGTTCGTTCATCGCCGCCGCAGGTCCACTCCACGAGCCGATCATCCCGTCGTTGCCGGGCCTGGAGGATTTCACGGGTGAAGTCTTCCACTCGTCGAACTGGCCGAAAGACTTCGATCCGACGGGCAAGAACGTCGTAGTCATCGGCACGGGCGCGTCGGCAATTCAGTTTGTACCGGCCATCCAACCAGCGGTGAAGCAGATGACGGTTCTGCAGCGAACTCCGTCGTGGGTGATGGCCAAACCAAATTGGAAGACAACAGCATTCGAGCGTCGAATGCTACGCAGATTCCCGGCTTTGATGAAGGCAATGCGACTGGGAATCTGGATTCCGATGGACATCTTCTTTGTTCTCGCGACGAAGTTTCCGCGTTTCGCGCGTGCGATGTCGACCGTGGCGAAGGCACACATCCGGAAGTCGATTACCGACCCGCAGATGATTGCCGATCTCACTCCTGACTACGCGCCGGCGTGCAAGCGATTGGGGTTCTCCAACGACTTCTACCCGGCGTTGGCGAGCGACAATGTCGACCTCTGGACGTCCCCGGCAGCTCGGATAACCGAAAACTCCGTCATTACGGCGGACGGCCGAGAAGCTGTCGCCGATGCCATCGTTCTGGGCACCGGATTTCATACTCTGCAAAATCATCCGGTGGCTGAACGCATTCACGGAAAAGACGGCCGGAGCCTCGCCGACGTGTGGGACGGCAACCCGACGGCCTACATGGGAACCACCATGGCGGGATTCCCCAACGCGTACATCATGTTCGGACCCAACGCGGGAACCTTGTCGGGTTTCGTGATGGCGGAGGCGCAAACCGACTACATTCTCGGGGCGCTCGAATCCTTACGTTCGCACGGACTGACCAGCATCGAGGTTCGGGAGGAAGAGCAGCAGGCTTTTGTCGACGCCGTGGACAAGACAATGAAATCATCGACTTTTGCGCTGGGTGGATGCGCGAGTTACTACCTTGCCGATAACGGCCGGGTGGCGCTGCCGTGGCCGGGATCGATGAGCAACTTGCGTCGTAAGCTCTCACGCTTCGACCTCTCGGCCTACAAGACCAGGGCGGTGCGGCACGTCACGGTGTGA
- a CDS encoding SDR family oxidoreductase, which produces MPSLNGSVVLVTGANGGIGTHFVHQALARGATKVYATARTPRTWDDKRIVPLTLDVTDPTSIREAVAAAPDVTVLINNAGTSTSSAGILTHTDEEIRANVETNFLGPLFLARAFAPILSSKDESAIIDIHSLLSWYAVAGIYSATKAALWSATNSLRLELAPQGVHVVGVHVGWVDTPMAAHSTDPKTDPADLVRIVFDAVEAGEYEVLADEATVQVKAGLSAPVEALYPQLKATDA; this is translated from the coding sequence ATGCCCTCACTCAACGGATCCGTCGTTCTCGTCACCGGAGCGAACGGCGGCATCGGAACCCACTTCGTCCACCAAGCCCTCGCTCGCGGTGCCACCAAGGTGTATGCGACCGCCCGCACCCCTCGCACGTGGGACGACAAGCGGATCGTCCCTCTGACCCTCGACGTAACCGATCCCACGTCTATCCGAGAGGCGGTCGCCGCCGCACCGGACGTGACGGTGCTCATCAACAACGCGGGCACTTCCACCTCCAGTGCCGGGATCCTCACCCATACCGACGAGGAAATCCGCGCCAACGTCGAAACCAACTTCCTCGGCCCCCTCTTTCTCGCCCGAGCCTTCGCACCCATCCTGAGCAGCAAAGACGAGTCGGCCATCATCGACATCCACTCGCTACTGAGCTGGTACGCCGTCGCGGGTATCTACAGCGCCACCAAGGCAGCCTTATGGTCGGCAACCAATTCCCTGCGCCTCGAACTCGCTCCCCAGGGCGTCCACGTCGTGGGCGTGCACGTCGGCTGGGTCGACACCCCCATGGCCGCGCACTCCACCGACCCCAAAACTGATCCCGCGGACCTCGTACGCATCGTGTTCGACGCCGTCGAGGCCGGCGAGTACGAAGTGCTCGCCGACGAAGCCACCGTCCAGGTCAAAGCGGGACTCAGTGCACCCGTCGAAGCGCTCTACCCCCAACTCAAGGCCACCGACGCCTGA
- a CDS encoding MmcQ/YjbR family DNA-binding protein has translation MAGAIMNGTKLQQRAAERAAELPGAGLEHPFGEGWEVFKVRGKVFMLLTQVTGEPMVILKADPEDAKSLQASHEHITPGYHMNKQHWITLTPGGGIDEKLVDELVTESYLLVLEKLPKSQRPVDPKTFGQSRS, from the coding sequence ATGGCGGGAGCAATTATGAATGGGACGAAGCTTCAGCAGCGAGCGGCCGAGCGAGCGGCGGAACTACCAGGAGCAGGGTTGGAGCACCCGTTCGGGGAGGGCTGGGAGGTTTTCAAAGTCCGTGGAAAGGTCTTTATGCTGCTCACCCAAGTCACGGGTGAACCAATGGTGATCTTGAAAGCGGACCCGGAAGATGCAAAATCGCTACAGGCTTCGCACGAGCACATCACGCCGGGCTATCACATGAACAAACAGCACTGGATCACGCTGACTCCTGGTGGTGGGATCGACGAGAAACTAGTCGACGAACTGGTGACGGAGTCGTACCTCCTGGTACTGGAAAAGCTTCCCAAGAGTCAGAGGCCTGTCGACCCGAAAACATTCGGACAGAGCCGATCATGA
- a CDS encoding TetR family transcriptional regulator gives MARPSKPLISRAAAVAAAIEIIDNEGLEAFSLPRLARALGVKAPSLYHHFADKSEILSEVAKAIVYETRIPRDRPSDQWQDWLIAYNLNFRDVILRHRNAAPVLLQFLPRDMVTDVWEQAAVYLEESGVPIQLHVPILDGTEKLTMGITLTEAMRPESKRAVVFANVKATAHPVLSAAEAAHTATPRQRHEQMLRSFLYGVTHEDRDEIAH, from the coding sequence ATGGCCCGACCGTCAAAGCCGTTGATCAGCCGCGCCGCCGCCGTTGCCGCGGCAATTGAGATCATCGACAACGAGGGCCTGGAGGCATTCAGCCTGCCGCGGCTCGCGCGGGCGCTCGGCGTCAAGGCCCCGTCGCTCTACCACCACTTCGCCGACAAGTCGGAGATCCTGTCCGAGGTCGCGAAAGCAATCGTCTATGAGACCCGTATCCCCCGCGACCGGCCCTCGGACCAATGGCAGGACTGGCTCATCGCCTACAACTTGAACTTTCGAGACGTGATTCTGCGCCACCGGAACGCGGCCCCAGTGCTGTTGCAGTTCCTACCCCGCGACATGGTTACCGATGTCTGGGAGCAGGCTGCCGTCTATCTGGAAGAGTCCGGGGTCCCGATCCAGCTGCACGTCCCAATCCTCGACGGCACGGAAAAGCTGACGATGGGTATCACGCTCACCGAGGCGATGCGGCCGGAGTCCAAGCGCGCAGTGGTCTTCGCCAACGTCAAGGCCACCGCGCACCCGGTCCTCAGCGCGGCAGAGGCAGCGCATACGGCCACACCACGGCAGCGCCACGAGCAGATGCTGCGCAGTTTTCTCTACGGCGTGACGCACGAGGACCGGGACGAGATAGCTCACTGA
- a CDS encoding alkene reductase — MTSPSLWQPFTLGRVELQHRLALAPMTRNRAHPDGTPGPLVATYYGQRASLGLVITEGTQPSDDGQGYPNTPGIYTPAHIEGWSHVADAVHAGGGALFIQLMHVGRMSHPDNTTHHRQPVAPSAISADQDMFTATGPQKTPVPQELSISDIETTIADFRHAAASAIASGADGVEIHGANGYLLHQFLSPNSNHRADLYGGSVENRSRFVIEVAAAVAEEIGADRVGIRLSPSMPLGGIDEGDTESVRAQYTHLVGELAALNLAYLHLHHVGDDELLRTFRDVWPTAVLVVRYGRTREQIAGDIDAGLADIAPLGQFALANPDVVERLRTDAALNAVDPATLYGGGESGYTDYPTLARV, encoded by the coding sequence ATGACCTCACCTTCACTCTGGCAGCCGTTCACCCTCGGACGCGTCGAACTCCAGCACAGACTCGCCTTGGCCCCGATGACCCGCAACCGGGCACACCCGGACGGCACCCCGGGCCCGCTCGTAGCGACCTATTACGGCCAACGCGCCTCGCTCGGACTGGTCATCACCGAGGGCACACAGCCCTCCGACGACGGCCAGGGTTACCCGAACACGCCTGGGATTTACACCCCGGCACATATCGAGGGCTGGTCGCACGTCGCCGACGCAGTCCACGCTGGAGGTGGGGCACTGTTCATCCAGCTGATGCACGTCGGCCGGATGTCGCACCCCGACAACACAACCCACCACCGCCAGCCGGTAGCGCCGTCGGCGATCTCGGCCGATCAGGACATGTTCACCGCGACCGGTCCGCAGAAGACTCCGGTGCCGCAGGAGCTGAGCATCTCGGACATCGAGACCACGATCGCCGATTTCCGCCACGCCGCCGCATCCGCAATCGCGTCCGGCGCCGACGGCGTGGAGATCCACGGCGCGAACGGGTATCTGCTGCACCAATTCCTCTCCCCCAATTCAAACCACCGCGCTGATCTGTACGGCGGATCGGTGGAAAACCGGTCCCGATTCGTGATCGAGGTTGCCGCCGCAGTAGCCGAGGAGATCGGAGCCGACCGGGTAGGAATCCGGCTGTCACCGTCGATGCCACTCGGCGGTATCGACGAGGGCGATACCGAGAGTGTCCGCGCCCAGTACACGCACCTGGTCGGAGAACTCGCGGCGCTGAACCTTGCTTACCTCCACCTCCACCACGTCGGTGACGACGAGCTGCTCCGCACTTTCCGCGACGTGTGGCCGACCGCAGTACTCGTAGTGCGGTACGGACGCACGCGTGAGCAGATCGCCGGCGACATCGATGCCGGCCTGGCGGATATCGCGCCGCTGGGACAGTTCGCACTGGCGAACCCCGATGTCGTCGAGCGCCTGCGCACCGATGCCGCACTCAACGCTGTGGATCCGGCCACCCTGTACGGCGGCGGTGAATCGGGGTACACCGACTACCCGACCCTCGCACGCGTCTGA
- a CDS encoding NADP-dependent oxidoreductase, giving the protein MRAFVVTKYTGPLQETDVPEPAVGDHDVLVRVDAAGLNQLDEKIRVGEFKQILPYQLPLILGNDLAGVVIEVGPKVQSFKPGDEVFARPDKDRIGTFAERIAVAESDLALRPASISLVEAASMPLVALTAWQALVERGNVQPGQKVLIHAGAGGVGSVAIQIAKHLGATVATTASAANADFVRELGADVVIDYRNEDFAELLHGYDLVLDSLGGKNLEKSLRVLRRGGKAIGISGPPDPAFARENGLNPLLRLAITGLSFGVRRRARKLGVSYEFLFMRADGDQLRKIAQLVDDGVLRPVVGKVFPFDQTPQALQALSKGGIRGKAVISNTRHSESATDTRTSP; this is encoded by the coding sequence ATGAGAGCGTTCGTCGTCACCAAATACACAGGGCCACTCCAAGAAACCGACGTCCCCGAGCCGGCTGTCGGAGACCACGACGTACTCGTTCGGGTTGACGCGGCGGGACTCAATCAACTCGACGAGAAGATTCGCGTCGGCGAATTCAAACAGATACTCCCGTATCAACTTCCCTTGATCCTCGGCAACGATCTCGCCGGCGTTGTCATCGAGGTCGGGCCGAAGGTTCAGTCGTTCAAACCCGGCGACGAAGTATTTGCCCGACCTGACAAAGACCGCATCGGCACATTCGCGGAGCGCATCGCCGTCGCAGAGTCGGACCTGGCGCTCAGGCCGGCATCGATCAGTCTCGTAGAAGCGGCATCCATGCCATTGGTGGCGCTGACGGCGTGGCAGGCACTTGTCGAGCGCGGCAACGTGCAGCCCGGGCAGAAGGTCCTCATCCATGCCGGCGCCGGTGGTGTCGGATCCGTTGCGATACAGATCGCGAAACACCTCGGAGCAACCGTGGCAACCACCGCAAGCGCCGCCAACGCCGACTTCGTTCGTGAACTCGGCGCTGACGTCGTCATCGACTACCGCAACGAGGACTTCGCCGAACTCCTACACGGCTACGACCTGGTGCTCGACAGCCTCGGCGGGAAGAACCTCGAAAAATCCCTGCGCGTGTTGCGGCGCGGTGGCAAGGCGATCGGGATCTCCGGTCCCCCGGATCCGGCTTTCGCCCGCGAGAACGGCCTCAATCCGCTACTGCGACTGGCGATCACCGGCCTCAGCTTTGGCGTCCGCCGCCGGGCCCGCAAGCTGGGGGTGAGCTACGAGTTCCTCTTCATGCGTGCCGACGGCGATCAACTCCGCAAGATCGCACAACTCGTCGACGACGGTGTGCTCCGTCCCGTCGTCGGAAAGGTCTTCCCGTTCGACCAAACCCCGCAGGCGCTCCAGGCGCTGAGCAAGGGCGGCATCCGAGGCAAAGCTGTCATCAGTAACACCCGACACTCCGAATCCGCAACCGACACAAGGACATCACCATGA
- the dcd gene encoding dCTP deaminase — MLLSDRDLRAEISVGRLGIDPFDDTMVQPSSVDVRLDGLFRVFNNTRYTHIDPAQRQDELTSLVERAEGEPFVLHPGEFVLGSTLEVCSLPDDLAGRLEGKSSLGRLGLLTHSTAGFIDPGFSGHITLELSNVANLPIILWPGMKIGQLCLLRLSSAAEFPYGSSEAGSKYQGQRGPTPSKAYLNFNRG, encoded by the coding sequence GTGCTGCTCTCCGATCGTGACCTCCGTGCCGAAATTTCCGTTGGACGCCTGGGCATCGACCCCTTCGACGACACGATGGTTCAGCCGTCCAGTGTCGACGTGCGACTGGACGGTCTGTTTCGGGTCTTCAACAACACGCGATACACGCACATCGACCCGGCGCAGCGTCAGGACGAACTGACCAGCCTCGTCGAGCGGGCGGAGGGCGAGCCGTTCGTTCTGCACCCTGGAGAGTTTGTCCTCGGTTCGACGCTCGAGGTGTGCTCACTGCCCGACGATTTGGCGGGACGCCTCGAAGGTAAGTCCAGCTTGGGGCGTCTGGGCCTGCTGACGCACTCCACCGCAGGTTTCATCGATCCGGGCTTCAGCGGCCACATCACGCTGGAGTTGTCCAACGTCGCGAATCTCCCGATCATCTTGTGGCCGGGAATGAAAATCGGTCAGCTGTGCCTGCTGAGACTTTCGAGCGCAGCCGAGTTCCCGTACGGAAGTTCCGAGGCAGGTTCCAAGTACCAGGGCCAGCGCGGACCGACCCCGTCGAAGGCGTACCTGAACTTCAACCGCGGCTGA
- a CDS encoding alpha/beta hydrolase fold domain-containing protein: MKLRMPPALLRMGLRGARPLFTSSRLPISTKRTLVDLLSQGARPPRGTRIQGTDHIGGVEVERVRPPNSSDSHTLLYLHGGGYALGSARGYTGFAANLGAAAGMNVVLVEYRRAPEHPFPHALDDALAVYRALVSSAEDASKVVIAGDSAGGGLALALAMALRDNGDHLPAALGLICPWANLAADVEHRRKAGTDPLIIPSLISDWAPAYVGSADAADPMISPVYGDMSGLPPVVLHSAGQDPISADAHLLEKLFHDNNSGAIVEHFHNPHRWHVYHLQVGFLRDADDALTHLGQRLAAYAKHPRQQRQSGFAHNGQVV, translated from the coding sequence ATGAAACTACGAATGCCTCCCGCACTCCTCCGAATGGGACTTCGCGGTGCCCGCCCCCTCTTCACCTCATCTCGCCTACCGATTTCGACCAAACGCACACTCGTCGACCTGCTGTCGCAAGGTGCGCGGCCACCCCGAGGAACCCGAATCCAAGGCACCGACCACATCGGCGGCGTCGAAGTCGAGCGGGTACGGCCACCCAATTCTTCGGACTCCCACACACTCCTGTACCTGCACGGCGGTGGCTACGCCCTGGGAAGTGCCCGCGGCTACACCGGATTTGCGGCCAACCTCGGAGCTGCAGCGGGCATGAACGTCGTCCTGGTCGAGTACAGACGTGCCCCCGAACATCCGTTTCCGCACGCCCTCGACGACGCACTGGCCGTGTACCGGGCACTCGTCTCCAGCGCGGAAGATGCATCGAAGGTGGTGATCGCCGGCGATTCTGCTGGCGGCGGTTTGGCTCTGGCACTCGCGATGGCCTTGCGTGACAACGGAGATCACCTACCGGCGGCCCTCGGATTGATCTGCCCGTGGGCCAACCTGGCTGCCGACGTCGAACACCGTCGGAAAGCCGGAACCGACCCCTTAATCATTCCTTCACTCATCTCCGATTGGGCGCCCGCCTACGTCGGGAGTGCCGACGCGGCAGATCCGATGATCTCCCCCGTGTACGGCGACATGAGCGGCCTACCGCCCGTCGTACTTCATTCAGCCGGGCAAGATCCGATCTCAGCAGATGCCCATCTGCTCGAAAAATTGTTCCACGACAACAACTCTGGCGCCATTGTCGAGCACTTCCACAATCCGCATCGGTGGCATGTCTATCACCTGCAGGTCGGATTTCTCCGCGATGCGGATGATGCCCTCACGCACTTGGGTCAACGACTGGCTGCGTATGCAAAACACCCGCGGCAACAACGCCAGTCAGGCTTCGCACACAATGGGCAGGTCGTCTGA
- a CDS encoding TetR/AcrR family transcriptional regulator: MSSVPQPSGRRERNKQQKLDRITAAARELFVEHGVDEVTTQQIADKADVGTGTLFLYVKTKGELLLLVQNSAYTEALARGREAAEIVPDALGAIMAIVRQIVECNRTQIENGRTYLKEMVFGDPSEPHHAEALDLTVQTEQAIAAVLQRDQSVRPDYAATLAHIVSAVMFLSMSLTINIARSVDEIVEDIRGQVSVLLPQ; encoded by the coding sequence ATGTCATCCGTTCCCCAGCCGTCCGGACGGCGCGAGCGAAACAAGCAGCAGAAACTCGACCGCATCACCGCCGCCGCCCGAGAACTTTTTGTCGAACACGGCGTGGACGAGGTCACAACCCAACAGATCGCCGACAAAGCCGACGTTGGCACCGGAACACTGTTTCTGTACGTCAAGACGAAAGGCGAACTACTCCTGCTCGTTCAGAACTCCGCCTACACCGAGGCGCTCGCCCGCGGCCGGGAGGCAGCCGAGATCGTCCCTGACGCACTCGGCGCGATCATGGCGATTGTCCGACAGATAGTCGAATGCAACCGGACGCAGATCGAGAACGGCCGCACCTATCTCAAGGAAATGGTCTTCGGCGATCCGAGCGAACCGCACCATGCCGAGGCCCTCGACCTGACCGTCCAGACGGAGCAGGCGATCGCTGCGGTGTTGCAACGCGACCAGAGCGTGCGGCCCGATTACGCAGCCACCCTGGCGCACATAGTCTCCGCGGTCATGTTCCTGAGCATGTCGCTGACGATCAACATTGCTCGCAGTGTCGACGAGATCGTGGAGGACATCAGGGGCCAGGTGTCCGTCCTCCTGCCGCAGTGA
- a CDS encoding MmcQ/YjbR family DNA-binding protein: MTLPDTDVQLVGRRTAMRLPGVSHGYPLTEFLDVYKVADKVFLIVTDDPANLIVTVKVPPERGRALQRNHETITPGRYFDKRHWVSVGTGPGITEDLVESLVIDSYDAVVENVPLWKRPKYPAKSINSHFQR; encoded by the coding sequence ATGACGTTGCCTGACACCGACGTTCAACTGGTCGGTCGACGTACAGCGATGCGTCTTCCCGGAGTCAGTCACGGATACCCCTTGACGGAGTTTTTGGATGTCTACAAGGTCGCCGACAAGGTGTTCCTGATCGTCACCGACGACCCCGCCAATCTCATCGTGACCGTGAAAGTGCCACCAGAACGTGGGCGTGCACTTCAAAGAAACCACGAAACCATAACGCCCGGACGCTACTTCGACAAACGACATTGGGTATCCGTCGGCACAGGACCCGGTATTACGGAGGATTTGGTCGAAAGCCTCGTCATCGACTCGTATGACGCCGTCGTCGAGAACGTCCCTCTGTGGAAACGACCGAAGTACCCGGCCAAATCGATCAACAGCCATTTCCAACGCTAG
- a CDS encoding TetR/AcrR family transcriptional regulator, producing the protein MTAPRKRLSADDRREQIVRSARTVFSRTGLAGARTRDIAVEAGVNEALLYRHFASKEELFEAAVAAPLEAAVMRLVDASGAPPEEFDVTAEVMRARTSAFIAELLDVMGEVAPLLGVMLFGQSEASTDYFRTRIMPSLDKIQEVVEINLKAWAHKKFDAELVVQMIFGAAWFLTVSDQLNQRSRDRVTLAEQITAIVIDGLVERNP; encoded by the coding sequence GTGACCGCGCCGCGCAAGCGTTTGAGCGCCGACGACCGTCGCGAACAAATTGTTCGTTCTGCTCGAACTGTCTTCTCGCGCACCGGGCTCGCCGGAGCCAGAACCCGCGATATCGCTGTGGAAGCCGGCGTCAACGAGGCGTTGCTGTACCGGCACTTCGCATCCAAGGAAGAGTTGTTCGAGGCTGCGGTGGCGGCGCCCCTCGAGGCTGCGGTGATGCGATTGGTCGATGCGTCCGGTGCCCCACCCGAAGAGTTCGACGTGACTGCGGAGGTCATGCGCGCTCGTACATCTGCATTCATTGCCGAACTCCTCGATGTGATGGGGGAGGTTGCGCCCCTACTGGGTGTGATGCTGTTCGGTCAGTCGGAAGCGTCGACCGACTATTTTCGAACTCGAATCATGCCGTCGCTGGACAAGATTCAAGAAGTTGTGGAAATCAATCTGAAAGCCTGGGCGCACAAGAAATTTGATGCCGAGCTGGTTGTTCAGATGATCTTCGGAGCGGCATGGTTTCTCACTGTCTCGGATCAGCTCAATCAACGCTCGCGTGATCGGGTGACCTTGGCGGAACAGATCACCGCGATCGTGATCGACGGTTTGGTCGAGCGAAACCCCTGA